The window CGGCCATTACGCCGATCATAGTGCCGCAAATGCGAGCCGAAAGTGCCTGTCTCATTGCACAGGCAGGTGCCGCCGGGCTTCGTGCCCGGGCTGTGGGAAGGCTCAAACCGGGCGGTCGGCCGGCCCCTCGGCGAGGGGGCCGACGCCGCTGCGCGCCCCTGCCGAGCCCGCCGCCCGGCACCTCCGCGGCGGGCGGGCGTCTAGCGGGGGATCCCCGCGCCGGCCGGGAAAACCCGTCGCGCGCGAGCAGTGCGAGGGGCGAGAGTGCTCACCGGGCGTGAGCGCGCCCGGCCGGGCAGCGGTCCGCCCGTACGCACCCGCGCCCGTACGCACCGCCGGCCGACCGGCCGGGCCAAGGGGAGGAGCCCACCCGTGTCCACACTGCGTGTCACCGCCGAACGGCTGACCGTCCTGGCGCACCCGAACGCCGACGCCCTGGAGCTGGCACAGGTCGGGCTCTACCGGGCGGTGGTGGCCAAGGGCGCGTACCGGACCGGCGACTACGCCGTCTACATCCCCGAGCAGGCCGTGCTGCCCGCGCCGCTGATCGAGGAGCTGGGCCTGACCGGGCGGCTGGCCGGGAGCGGCGCCGACCGGGTGAAGGCCGTCCGGCTGCGCGGCGAACTGTCGCAGGGCATCGTCTGCCGGCCCGGTGCGCTGGCCGGCACCGATCTGGCGGCCGCCGCCGAGCGCGGCGAGGACTTCGCCGAACGGCTGGGCGTGGTGAAGTGGCGGCCGCCGATCCCCACGGCGATGAACGGCGAGGTGGTCCGCGCGCCGGACCTGCTGCCGTGGGTGGACATCGAGAACCTCAAGCGCTTCCCCGGGATCTTCGAGCCCGGCGAGCCGGTCGTGCTGACCGAGAAGCTGCACGGCAGTTGCTGCCTCGTCACCTACCACGCCGCCGGGGGAGAGGTGCAGGTGGCCTCGAAGGGCATCGGCGCCCAGGGGCTGGCGCTGGCCGAGGACGGGCGGAACCTCTACTGGCGGGCCGTCCGGGCGCACGGCATACCGGCGGTGGCCGCCCGGCTGGCGGAGCGGCTCGGCGCCGAGCGGGTGGGCATCTTCGGCGAGGTGTTCGGCGCCGGTGTGCAGGACCTCACGTACGGCGAGTCCGGCCGCACCGAGCTGCCCGGCTACGCGGCGTTCGACGTCTCGGCGGTGGTGGACGGGCAGCTGCGCTGGCTGTCGGCGGCCGAACTGCTCGGCGGTGAGCTGCCGGTGGTGCCCGAGCTGTGGCGCGGCCCGTTCGACCCGGACACCGTGCTGGCGCTGGCCCAGGGGCGCGAGACGGTCTCCGGGCGCGAACTGCACGTGCGCGAGGGCGTGGTGGTCCGTCCGGTGGCCGAGCGGTACAGCCCGGTGGTGGGCGGCCGGGCGATCGCCAAGGTGGTCGGCGACGCCTATCTGACCCGCAAGGGCGGCACCGAGTACGAGTAGGAGGGCTCGTCGGCCGACCGCCGGTCGGGGCGGCACAGGACCGGCTCATTCGAGCACAGCCTCCCCAGGGTGCGGGCAGCTTTCCATATCTTCGGGTGACTTCTTTCGAGGTCCCGATAGCGTCCCACGCACCCCGGACCGGAAGCGCACGTGCGGACGGCATATGACGGCTGATCGGCCCCTCCGGACCGGTCACCCGCCCGCCGGCCGTGCGGAGTCCGCCCGGTCCAGGGAGCCCGGGGCGCGGCGGGGACCGCCCCGGGCCCCGACCGCTCGACCGGAGGTCCCATGGGCACGACGAGCCACCTCGGCTCCGGCTGGGTGACGCCCGCGCTGTCGTGCGTGGTGGCCTGCGCCGTCGCGGCGCTCGGCCT of the Kitasatospora sp. NBC_01246 genome contains:
- a CDS encoding RNA ligase (ATP) encodes the protein MSTLRVTAERLTVLAHPNADALELAQVGLYRAVVAKGAYRTGDYAVYIPEQAVLPAPLIEELGLTGRLAGSGADRVKAVRLRGELSQGIVCRPGALAGTDLAAAAERGEDFAERLGVVKWRPPIPTAMNGEVVRAPDLLPWVDIENLKRFPGIFEPGEPVVLTEKLHGSCCLVTYHAAGGEVQVASKGIGAQGLALAEDGRNLYWRAVRAHGIPAVAARLAERLGAERVGIFGEVFGAGVQDLTYGESGRTELPGYAAFDVSAVVDGQLRWLSAAELLGGELPVVPELWRGPFDPDTVLALAQGRETVSGRELHVREGVVVRPVAERYSPVVGGRAIAKVVGDAYLTRKGGTEYE